Genomic segment of Juglans microcarpa x Juglans regia isolate MS1-56 chromosome 7S, Jm3101_v1.0, whole genome shotgun sequence:
TCATAATTTTAGTATCTACGGCAttccaacaaaataaattacttccaTTACAATTAATTCCAAGTATCTTGGTAAGCGGTCATCTGCAGAACTTTCGAAGTTACTCTGTCTCCCGTGTGGAAGTTGATGCATGAAGATTAGTTCCAGCCAGCACTTTAACATTGGTCCAATTACTTATTTCCTCTAGCATCCCCTCAccccttttaaattttaaaattatcagcAATGGAGGAGTTTGGTTTTCTGATAAAGTTCTGATATAGTGAATGGTGAATCTGACATatttcattctattttcttttttataactttCATAACTTTCTGCAATGTTTCCAATTTTCGTAATATGCTAAATCAACCAAAGTTTTTTAATGATATGTCAGTACTTATGACTAATACAATATATCGCAACATATCGGCTATATTTTAGTAGCACACCTATCAACCACTTTAAAAAAACAGCAGTAGAAACGAGTTGTGACCATTTCCTTTTGCTGTGCTCTAGACAGGGAGGAAGGTAACTTTGAATTGGGTCTATGAAGGGATATATAAAGTCCAAAGGTTTTAAGCCAAGTAGGAGAAAGATGAGTGTATTGAGTCAAGTTTAGTAACAACAGAATTACAGGTGAGGGGATGAGAACCATGTAGCCTTGATTTGTATGATCATGATATATTGTACAATAAATCATTCAAAAAGTGGAGCTTGAGACTTTCACAAAAGATagcttcattttttaaatacacaTGCTCAAATTTACCAACTTGAAAACTCATAAATGCATAGCCATGTCCCAATGTCTGCCTTTGTGGCATGCAGTCTTCTAGAGGTCATGTGTATGTTGAAACATGATACTTCTTtctgtattaaaaaatataaagcaatACCCATATAAGGGtaattttgataagcacatatATGCGTAGATAGCTGTAAGCTTTGCCATCCTCATGGATCTAATACAAAATAACCTAGGTGACAAACAGAAATGCTTATGATGCAAGTGTGGCTAAACTTAATATGTCAAGATAAAACATGACAAAAAAGAGGGATTGAATAGAAATAGAAGAtttgcttataaaaaacaaaatacagaaATACAAGATGCAAAACAAAGTTGGAAATAGCCAATTGAAAGCAAGATGTCAGACCAGAACCAAGATCGAGATATCTGGTTCATATGcaacaaagaaaaatgataacatCAATTACACGTGATTGGATTCAAGCAACAATTTCCAAAGGGGAAAGGGAAATATACACAGGTTTTGATTATACAAATACAGAAGACGTGATGGCCTATGACTATTATGCACTGCCAGGATATAAGGTATTCATTGCTGGCTGTGAGTAAACCACattgattttaataattacatCACTGCAGAAAACATGAAAGTCAATTTACTAATATATAGAAACATGGAAACACCATATACAAGAAGCCTTATATTTGAGAACACTGTTACTCCTCTCACTTAGACCCTAATGCACTCACCATATCGAATCATCAATGTTTCAAAGTAATCTCACTTACGCCAACAATAATCAGTAATATACGCTACAAAGCAGGAACGTTCCACTTCCAATGcatgaaatttaataaaatggcTTAAAGTTCAGTAACATACCATATGCACAGTGGATGAACACGGGCCTATTCTGAGCTCTCTTTCGACAAGCCCACTGAACAGCTGATTCGATCTCAGACGGCTTAGGAGCCCTCGTATCCCAAGTTGGGACACACAAATATGCATGCCCCGAGAATTCCAGTTTTCTTGGCAATTCACAAGTACAATCAATGATAGCAGGGTTACCGGGCGGCAATTTATCAAGGGAATGAGGCCATCCGCCAACATAGAAACCTTCAGAAACTTCACTATATGAAGCTTCCCCGCTTCTCAATCTCCGCAATGCCGAAAAAGCTCGAACAAAGTACAAGTACGGGCTGAACATAATTATGGACCAAATTGGGAAGCTCCCATCTGAGTTCTTGCCCAAGAGCATCGGAAGATTGATAGATGTGTGTGAAGCGATAGAAACTAACAAGGATATCAACGAGGCATACAAGAAAGGTATTGATAACAACGTGAAACCAAAGCTTTTAAGCGATGCAAAGAACAGTAACATCACTGCAGCCTTCAATCCTATAAGAAATGAGATACCCACACCCATATTTTCTTTACCCAAAACTAAAGTTctgaaacaaaaacaagaaatttaAATCCCTGATTGAAATGGGTTACCGGAGATCATAAATTCTTCAGATATATTCTCAATCGACAGACTCAAAACCCAGCTTCTATCTAAAGCTTACAATATTAGAACAAAATGAG
This window contains:
- the LOC121241596 gene encoding uncharacterized protein YnbD-like, whose amino-acid sequence is MGVGISFLIGLKAAVMLLFFASLKSFGFTLLSIPFLYASLISLLVSIASHTSINLPMLLGKNSDGSFPIWSIIMFSPYLYFVRAFSALRRLRSGEASYSEVSEGFYVGGWPHSLDKLPPGNPAIIDCTCELPRKLEFSGHAYLCVPTWDTRAPKPSEIESAVQWACRKRAQNRPVFIHCAYGHGRSVAVMCALLVAVGVVEDWKNAERLIRERRPYIRMNALHRKALEEWSKDRLSSPMKNREMDISSVIMSDPSGSSRPARTAKKSE